The sequence below is a genomic window from Elusimicrobiales bacterium.
GAGATGTTTCTGACGAAAGGCATCGGCCGGCACCGCGAGAAGCTCGCCAGTTTCGAGGAAGCGCTGCGCGACGCGAAGATAGCGCGCTTCAATCTCGTGCCGGTCTCCAGCATATTCCCGCCCAACTGCAAGATACTTCCGCTTGCCAAGGGGCAGGAAAAGCTCAAAAGCGGGCAGATAGTCCACGTCGTCATCAGCCGCAACGCCAGTAACGAGAACCACAGGCTTATCTCGGCATCCGTGGGTCTTGCCATTCCCAAGGACAAGAACACGCACGGGTACATATCCGAGCATCACAGCTTCGGCGAGACGGACGAGCAGTCCGGCGACTACGCCGAGGACCTGGCCGCCATGATGCTTGCCACCATACAGGGCGTGCAATTTGATGTCAACGCCACCTGGAGCCAGAAAGAGGAAACCTGGAAAATGAGCGGCAAGATAGTGCGCAGCATGAACATCACCCAGTCCGCCATCTGCACCGAAGGCGTGTGGACCACGGTGGTAGCCGCGGCA
It includes:
- a CDS encoding arginine decarboxylase, pyruvoyl-dependent, which gives rise to MADPLVPKEMFLTKGIGRHREKLASFEEALRDAKIARFNLVPVSSIFPPNCKILPLAKGQEKLKSGQIVHVVISRNASNENHRLISASVGLAIPKDKNTHGYISEHHSFGETDEQSGDYAEDLAAMMLATIQGVQFDVNATWSQKEETWKMSGKIVRSMNITQSAICTEGVWTTVVAAAVFIS